A portion of the Lolium rigidum isolate FL_2022 chromosome 1, APGP_CSIRO_Lrig_0.1, whole genome shotgun sequence genome contains these proteins:
- the LOC124682404 gene encoding receptor-like protein kinase codes for MGLVLWHWFLLLLTLVSSSRSLNSDGLALLALSKNLILPSSISSSWNASDITPCEWHGVLCDRNTNVFSLDLSSSGVSGSLGPQVGLLKYLVVLTLLNNSISGAIPPELGNCSMLDKLDLSENSLSGEIPESLGNLKKLSVLALYSNSLDGEIPPELGNCSMLDRLDLSENSLSGEIPESLGNLKKLSSLALYTNSLHGEIPEGLFKNQFLQYVYLHQNNLSGHIPSSVGEMASLRSLWLHENGLSGVLPDSIGNCTKLEVLYLLYNQLSGSLPKTLSLISGLKVLDVTGNGLTGEIDFHFENCKLEKFILSFNNQLRGEIPSWLGNCSSLTELAVVNNSFSGHIPASLGLLSNLTYLLLSQNSLSGPIPPEIGNCRLLLWLELDANMLEGSVPKELANLRKLQKLFLFDNRLTGEFPEDIWSIRWLQSVLIYRNGFTGMLPPVLAELKLLQNITLFGNFFSGVIPAGLGVNSRLRQIDFTNNSFTGGIPPYICSGKRLRVLDLGFNLLNGSIPSGVTDCPGLERVILENNHLTGAIPTFKNCMSLDYMDLSRNSLSGGIPETLNKCRNITMINWSENKLVGPIPPEIGSLVNLGVLDLSQNSLQGTLPMQISGCSKLYRLDLSFNSLNGPALTTVSNLKLLSQLRLQENKFSGGLPDSLSDLGMLIELQLGGNSLGGSIPSSLGKLIKLSIALNLSGNGLVGDIPTLLGNLVDLQSLDLSVNNLTGGLASLESLQLLQALDVSYNRLSGPVPEYLLKFLDSAGSSFNGNSGLCISCNGSDSSCKRSNVLKSCGGSKKSRVHGRFKVALIVLGSLFIGAVVVLIICCILLKTRDSKTKGGGEAISNLLEGSSSKFREVIRVTENFDDKYIVGAGAHGTVYKATMDAGEVYAIKKLVVSASSSSYKSMIRELKTLGKIRHRNLIKLKEFWLRGECGFILYDFMEHGSLYDVLHRIRTPSLDWSTRYNIALGTAHGLAYLHHDSVPVIIHRDIKPSNILLNKDMVPRISDFGISKIMDQSSAASETTGIVGTTGYMAPELAFSTRNSTQTDVYSYGVVVLELITRKMAVDSSFPDNMDIVSWVPHALNGTNQIGVVCDPALMDEVFSTVELEEVQKVLSLALRCTAKEASRRPTMVDVVKELTDVRSASVPSSKQVKPGPSGSSGLSSSVSESA; via the exons ATGGGTCTGGTTCTGTGGCATTGGTTTTTGCTCTTGCTCACTTTGGTTTCATCGTCGAGGAGTTTAAATTCAGACGGTCTAGCTCTTCTTGCTCTGTCCAAAAATCTCATATTGCCGAGTTCCATAAGCTCCAGCTGGAATGCTTCCGATATAACTCCATGTGAATGGCATGGAGTTCTATGTGATAGAAATACTAATGTGTTTTCTCTTGACCTATCATCTTCTGGAGTTTCTGGTTCACTGGGACCTCAAGTAGGACTATTAAAGTACCTAGTAGTCCTCACTTTGCTAAATAACAGCATATCAGGTGCAATCCCTCCAGAATTGGGCAATTGTAGCATGCTTGATAAATTGGATCTTTCCGAGAACTCCCTTTCTGGTGAAATACCAGAATCCCTTGGCAACCTAAAGAAACTTTCAGTGCTCGCATTGTACAGTAACTCACTCGATGGGGAAATCCCTCCTGAATTGGGCAATTGTAGCATGCTTGATCGATTGGATCTTTCCGAGAACTCTCTTTCTGGCGAAATACCAGAATCCCTTGGCAACCTAAAGAAACTCTCATCGCTCGCCTTGTACACTAACTCCCTCCATGGGGAAATACCTGAAGGGTTGTTCAAGAACCAGTTTCTGCAGTACGTGTACCTCCATCAGAATAATCTCAGTGGTCATATCCCTTCGTCAGTTGGTGAAATGGCCAGTCTTAGAAGCTTATGGTTGCATGAAAATGGATTATCTGGAGTTCTGCCAGATTCTATTGGAAACTGCACCAAGTTGGAGGTGCTTTATCTACTATATAATCAGTTGAGCGGGAGtcttccaaaaaccttgagccttaTCAGTGGACTGAAGGTTCTAGATGTCACTGGAAATGGCTTAACTGGAGAGATTGATTTCCATTTTGAGAACTGTAAGTTGGAGAAATTCATATTGTCGTTTAATAATCAGCTAAGGGGCGAAATTCCATCATGGCTAGGGAATTGTAGTAGCTTGACTGAACTTGCGGTTGTCAACAATAGTTTCTCCGGCCACATTCCAGCTTCTCTCGGCTTACTGAGCAACCTCACCTATCTTTTGCTTTCTCAGAACTCCTTGTCTGGCCCGATTCCTCCTGAGATTGGTAACTGTCGGTTGCTGCTGTGGCTAGAGTTGGATGCAAACATGCTGGAGGGTAGTGTTCCTAAAGAGCTGGCTAATCTGAGAAAATTGCAGAAGCTCTTTCTGTTCGATAATCGCCTCACTGGGGAGTTCCCTGAGGATATTTGGAGCATCCGTTGGCTTCAAAGTGTCCTTATTTACAGAAATGGATTTACTGGGATGCTACCTCCAGTGTTAGCTGAGCTAAAGCTCCTGCAGAACATTACACTGTTCGGTAATTTCTTCTCCGGAGTCATACCAGCGGGTTTGGGTGTGAATAGCCGTTTACGCCAAATTGATTTCACCAATAACAGTTTCACCGGTGGAATACCACCATACATTTGTTCAGGTAAAAGACTGAGAGTGTTGGACTTGGGGTTTAATCTTCTGAATGGTAGCATCCCATCTGGCGTTACAGACTGCCCAGGTTTGGAACGAGTTATTCTCGAAAACAATCATCTTACTGGGGCCATTCCAACTTTTAAAAACTGCATGAGCCTGGACTATATGGATCTGAGTCGTAATTCCTTAAGTGGAGGCATTCCAGAAACCTTGAACAAATGCAGAAATATTACAATGATAAACTGGTCAGAAAACAAGCTTGTTGGTCCAATACCACCTGAAATTGGAAGCTTGGTGAATTTGGGAGTACTTGATCTTTCACAAAACAGTCTACAGGGTACACTTCCAATGCAGATTTCTGGTTGCTCCAAGCTGTATCGTCTGGATTTGAGTTTCAATTCTCTGAATGGTCCGGCACTCACAACAGTAAGCAACCTGAAGTTACTATCACAACTACGGTTGCAGGAGAATAAATTCAGTGGAGGCTTACCTGATTCTCTTTCGGATTTGGGTATGCTTATTGAACTTCAACTTGGTGGCAACTCACTTGGAGGTAGTATACCGTCATCGTTAGGAAAGTTGATCAAATTGAGCATTGCGTTGAATCTCAGTGGGAATGGACTGGTGGGTGATATTCCAACTCTATTGGGAAATTTAGTGGATCTGCAAAGTTTGGATTTGTCAGTTAATAACCTCACTGGAGGTCTAGCCTCGTTAGAAAGCCTACAGTTATTGCAGGCCTTGGACGTTTCCTATAATAGATTAAGTGGACCAGTGCCAGAATATCTTCTTAAGTTTCTGGATTCCGCAGGAAGTTCCTTCAATGGAAATTCTGGTCTCTGTATCTCTTGCAATGGCAGTGATTCTTCTTGCAAGAGATCTAATGTTTTGAAATCTTGTGGGGGATCAAAGAAAAGCAGAGTACACGGCCGATTCAAGGTTGCTCTTATTGTTCTTGGTTCATTGTTCATTGGAGCAGTAGTGGTACTTATAATCTGTTGTATCCTTCTTAAGACTCGAGATTCAAAGACAAAAGGTGGTGGGGAAGCAATCAGTAATTTACTTGAAGGCTCTTCTTCTAAGTTCCGTGAGGTCATAAGAGTGACAGAAAACTTTGATGACAAGTACATCGTAGGTGCAGGTGCTCATGGAACTGTGTACAAGGCAACAATGGATGCAGGGGAAGTATATGCTATAAAGAAGCTTGTAGTTTCCGCAAGCAGCAGTTCTTACAAAAGCATGATCAGAGAACTGAAGACACTGGGTAAAATTCGGCATAGGAACTTGATAAAACTGAAGGAATTTTGGCTGAGAGGAGAGTGTGGTTTTATACTCTATGATTTTATGGAACATGGTAGCCTTTATGATGTTCTGCACCGGATTCGGACGCCGAGTTTGGACTGGAGTACACGCTATAACATAGCTCTGGGAACTGCCCACGGTCTAGCCTATCTTCATCATGACTCTGTTCCTGTAATCATTCATCGAGATATTAAGCCGAGCAATATATTGCTGAACAAGGATATGGTGCCACGCATCTCAGATTTTGGCATTTCAAAGATCATGGATCAGTCCTCTGCTGCTTCAGAGACCACTGGGATCGTCGGCACCACTGGATATATGGCACCAG AGCTGGCATTTTCCACCAGAAACAGTACCCAGACCGACGTGTACAGCTACGGCGTTGTGGTACTGGAGCTGATAACAAGAAAGATGGCGGTGGATAGCTCGTTCCCTGACAACATGGACATTGTGAGCTGGGTACCCCACGCCCTGAACGGCACCAACCAAATCGGGGTCGTCTGCGACCCAGCCCTCATGGACGAAGTCTTCAGCACAGTCGAGTTGGAGGAAGTGCAGAAGGTCCTGTCGTTGGCTCTCAGATGCACGGCGAAGGAGGCGAGCCGACGGCCGACCATGGTCGATGTGGTGAAGGAGCTGACTGACGTGAGGTCTGCCAGTGTCCCTTCGTCGAAGCAGGTGAAACCAGGCCCCAGCGGCTCGTCCGGACTGTCCAGCAGCGTTAGCGAAAGTGCGTAA